A single window of Streptomyces aquilus DNA harbors:
- a CDS encoding ArsI/CadI family heavy metal resistance metalloenzyme encodes MSRVQLALRVADLEASIAFYAKLFGTEPAKLRPGYANFAITEPPLKLVLIEGEAGEDTRLDHLGVEVDTTDQVTAATARLQQAGLATSEENDTSCCYAVQDKTWVTGPGQEPWEVYVVKADADTLGKSTAAAPNACCGTTAGCACDGAAAR; translated from the coding sequence ATGTCCCGCGTTCAGCTCGCCCTGCGCGTCGCCGACCTCGAAGCCTCGATCGCCTTCTACGCCAAGCTGTTCGGCACCGAGCCGGCCAAACTCCGCCCCGGCTACGCGAACTTCGCCATCACCGAGCCCCCGCTCAAGCTCGTCCTGATCGAGGGCGAGGCCGGCGAGGACACCCGCCTCGACCACCTCGGCGTCGAGGTCGACACCACCGACCAGGTCACCGCCGCAACCGCCCGGCTCCAGCAGGCGGGCCTGGCCACCTCCGAGGAGAACGACACCTCCTGCTGCTACGCCGTCCAGGACAAGACCTGGGTGACCGGCCCGGGCCAGGAACCCTGGGAGGTCTACGTCGTCAAGGCCGACGCCGACACACTCGGCAAGAGCACGGCAGCCGCACCGAACGCCTGCTGCGGCACCACCGCGGGCTGCGCCTGCGACGGTGCGGCGGCACGGTAG
- a CDS encoding ArsR/SmtB family transcription factor, whose protein sequence is MSNLELKVLGQDAEAAACCSPMVHEPLDGEAAVQLAKMFKALADPVRLRLLSLIASHEGGEACVCDLTGPFDVSQPTISHHLKVLREAGLVGCERRGTWVYYWVLPAALARLSSLLQAPAGASAGAAR, encoded by the coding sequence ATGTCGAATCTGGAGCTGAAGGTGCTCGGCCAGGACGCGGAGGCGGCCGCGTGCTGCTCGCCGATGGTCCACGAGCCGCTCGACGGGGAAGCCGCCGTCCAACTGGCGAAGATGTTCAAGGCGCTGGCGGACCCGGTCCGGCTGCGGCTGCTGTCGCTGATCGCCTCCCATGAAGGCGGCGAGGCGTGCGTCTGCGACCTGACCGGCCCGTTCGACGTCTCCCAGCCGACCATCTCCCACCACCTCAAGGTGCTGCGCGAGGCCGGGCTCGTCGGCTGCGAGCGGCGCGGCACCTGGGTCTACTACTGGGTCCTGCCCGCCGCCCTGGCCAGGCTCTCCTCCCTGCTCCAGGCCCCGGCCGGCGCGAGTGCGGGAGCGGCGAGGTGA
- a CDS encoding GNAT family N-acetyltransferase → MLPEHAEQVLAIYQAGIDGGDATFEETAPTWEVFDATRLAEHRLAALDGDGRVLGWAAAVPVSDRCVYAGVVEHSVYVDPGARGRGVGLALLQALLASTDAAGIWTVQSGIFPENTASLALHMKAGFRVVGTRERLGRHRGRWRDVVLVERRSPAVA, encoded by the coding sequence ATGCTCCCCGAACACGCCGAGCAGGTCCTGGCGATCTACCAGGCCGGGATCGACGGCGGCGACGCCACCTTCGAGGAAACCGCCCCCACCTGGGAGGTCTTCGACGCCACCCGGCTCGCCGAGCACCGCCTCGCCGCCCTCGACGGCGACGGCCGGGTGCTCGGCTGGGCCGCCGCGGTCCCGGTCTCCGACCGGTGTGTGTATGCCGGGGTGGTCGAGCACTCCGTCTACGTCGATCCCGGCGCCCGAGGGCGCGGCGTCGGCCTCGCCCTGCTCCAGGCACTGCTGGCCTCCACGGACGCGGCCGGGATCTGGACCGTCCAGTCCGGCATCTTCCCGGAGAACACCGCCAGCCTCGCCCTGCACATGAAGGCCGGCTTCCGCGTTGTCGGCACCCGCGAACGGCTCGGCCGGCACCGCGGTCGCTGGCGCGACGTCGTCCTCGTCGAGCGCCGCAGCCCCGCCGTCGCCTGA
- a CDS encoding LysR family transcriptional regulator, whose product MDTLETRELRYFVAVAEELHFGRAAERLGMAQPPLSRAIQQLERRLGVRLLERNRRGVRLTGAGEVLLQEGRAALDATAAAARRTRRAGGADSFGGSRERLVLAVKAAASHDLLRKLLDAYAAEPDSAEIEVLPCSINEQEELLRDGRADVALMHTPWNSLAGFDSEPLTTEGQVAVLPTGHPLAAHETLSLADVRDIPGLPLARWPTRGTYPPGPGPEIHNQTQLAQLIALGRTVAIVPDSARSWLWTEHTAVPLADASPIVTHIAWPAHSRSLTLAGLIRTAVRL is encoded by the coding sequence GTGGACACCTTGGAAACCCGCGAGTTGAGGTACTTCGTGGCCGTCGCCGAGGAACTGCACTTCGGGCGGGCCGCCGAGCGCCTCGGCATGGCCCAGCCGCCGCTGTCGCGGGCTATCCAGCAGCTCGAACGGCGCCTCGGGGTCCGCCTGCTGGAGCGCAACCGTCGCGGTGTCCGCCTGACCGGTGCCGGAGAGGTGCTGCTCCAGGAGGGACGGGCGGCCCTCGACGCGACGGCCGCCGCCGCTCGCCGCACCCGGCGCGCCGGCGGTGCCGACAGCTTCGGCGGCTCCCGCGAACGGCTGGTCCTCGCGGTGAAGGCCGCCGCCTCCCACGACCTGCTGCGCAAGCTCCTCGACGCCTACGCGGCCGAGCCCGACAGCGCCGAGATCGAGGTGCTGCCGTGCAGCATCAACGAGCAGGAAGAACTGCTGCGCGACGGACGCGCCGACGTCGCGCTCATGCACACGCCGTGGAACTCCCTCGCCGGGTTCGACAGCGAGCCCCTGACGACCGAGGGGCAGGTCGCCGTCCTGCCGACCGGGCACCCCCTGGCCGCCCACGAAACCTTGTCCCTCGCCGATGTCAGGGACATCCCCGGTCTGCCGCTCGCCCGCTGGCCCACGCGCGGCACCTACCCACCCGGCCCTGGCCCGGAGATCCACAACCAGACACAACTGGCCCAGCTCATCGCCCTCGGACGCACCGTGGCGATCGTCCCCGACTCCGCCCGCTCCTGGCTGTGGACCGAGCACACGGCCGTCCCTTTGGCCGACGCATCGCCGATCGTGACTCATATCGCCTGGCCTGCCCACAGCCGCTCCCTCACCCTGGCCGGCCTGATCCGCACGGCCGTACGGCTCTGA
- a CDS encoding SDR family oxidoreductase, with protein MSETMIALVTGANKGIGYEIAAGLGSLGYRVGVGARDEARRDTAVGKLRALGVDAFGVPLDVTDDRSVTDAAELVERLAGRLDALVNNAGVSGEMGPGWEQDPTVLDLEVLRTVVDTNVMGVVRVTNAMLPLLRRSASPRIVNVSSSVGSLTRQADPDTEIGPIMAAYAPSKSFLNALTVQYARQFTGTNILINAACPGLVATDFTGFHGPRTPEQGAATPIRLATLPDGGPSGSFFEDDGVVPW; from the coding sequence ATGAGCGAAACGATGATCGCGCTGGTGACCGGCGCGAACAAGGGAATCGGGTACGAGATCGCGGCCGGGCTGGGCAGCCTCGGATACCGCGTGGGCGTGGGAGCCCGTGACGAGGCCCGACGCGACACCGCTGTCGGGAAGCTGCGCGCCCTCGGCGTGGACGCGTTCGGGGTGCCGCTGGACGTGACCGACGACCGGAGCGTGACCGATGCCGCGGAGCTGGTCGAACGGCTGGCCGGGCGCTTGGACGCCCTGGTCAACAATGCCGGTGTCTCGGGCGAGATGGGCCCGGGGTGGGAGCAGGACCCGACCGTGCTCGATCTGGAGGTGCTCCGCACGGTCGTGGACACCAACGTCATGGGTGTCGTCCGGGTGACCAACGCGATGCTGCCGCTGCTGCGACGCTCGGCCTCGCCCCGCATCGTCAACGTCTCCAGCAGCGTCGGCTCCCTGACCCGGCAGGCGGACCCCGACACCGAGATCGGCCCGATCATGGCGGCCTACGCGCCGTCGAAGTCCTTCCTCAACGCCCTCACCGTCCAGTACGCCCGACAGTTCACCGGGACGAACATCCTGATCAACGCCGCCTGCCCGGGCCTGGTCGCCACCGACTTCACAGGCTTCCACGGACCCCGCACCCCCGAACAGGGCGCGGCCACACCGATCCGGCTCGCCACACTGCCCGACGGCGGCCCGAGCGGGTCGTTCTTCGAGGACGACGGCGTCGTCCCCTGGTGA
- a CDS encoding alpha/beta hydrolase, translated as MTPTDQQEEVVSPARHTYQVLPTRRTQGTDVPWPHDVHIALPPSYEHDDRSYPVLWVTDASLSFPLTVGLLNWLHTVQEVAELIVIGVGAPDDSDPAEFGSRRTHDFYPRPRWVNAGPGGAHMEAQSGDLPRGGGAEAFLSFLVDELRPRLAREFRFDDHHGLVGFSGGGHFVGFALLSRPAAFGGYLASSPALSGCEDLLFTLEAEYAATHDDLAAKVFLGAGEAELTDPYLAAVDILGSMTRMAQLLRLRDYPSLELTSRLYPRQTHGSALPYALNEGLRTLYPRTAPGVG; from the coding sequence ATGACGCCGACCGACCAGCAGGAGGAAGTCGTGTCCCCGGCCCGGCACACCTATCAGGTCCTGCCGACCAGACGGACGCAGGGGACCGACGTGCCCTGGCCGCACGATGTGCACATCGCGCTCCCCCCGTCGTACGAGCACGATGACCGCAGCTACCCGGTCCTGTGGGTGACAGACGCCTCCCTCAGCTTCCCGCTGACCGTCGGCCTGTTGAACTGGCTCCACACCGTGCAGGAAGTCGCCGAGCTCATCGTGATCGGCGTCGGTGCTCCCGACGACAGCGATCCCGCCGAGTTCGGCTCGCGTAGAACACACGACTTCTATCCGAGGCCGAGATGGGTCAACGCAGGGCCCGGCGGCGCACACATGGAAGCACAGTCCGGCGACCTGCCGAGGGGCGGCGGCGCCGAGGCGTTTCTGTCGTTCCTGGTGGACGAGTTGCGCCCGCGGTTGGCGCGCGAGTTCCGGTTCGACGACCACCACGGTCTCGTGGGGTTCTCCGGCGGCGGACACTTCGTCGGCTTCGCCCTGCTGTCCCGCCCGGCGGCCTTCGGCGGCTATCTGGCCAGCAGCCCTGCGCTCAGCGGATGCGAGGATCTGCTGTTCACGCTGGAAGCCGAATACGCCGCGACCCACGACGACCTGGCGGCGAAGGTGTTCCTCGGCGCGGGCGAGGCGGAGCTGACCGATCCCTATCTGGCCGCCGTCGACATCCTCGGGTCGATGACCCGCATGGCGCAGTTGCTGCGGCTGCGCGACTACCCGTCCCTGGAGCTCACCTCCCGCCTGTACCCGAGGCAGACGCACGGGTCGGCGTTGCCGTACGCGTTGAACGAGGGCCTGCGCACGCTGTACCCCCGCACCGCCCCCGGCGTCGGATGA
- a CDS encoding dihydrofolate reductase family protein: MSELLVDFITSLDGYASGEGWPGFWGLEGPEYLAWLGEQPEVTYLMGANTYRLMSGFAAGEIPAGQDEFRPEEEASVDQLTQASKVVFSATLEEPLKWANSTLVRDDAVEAVRAMKSTGSGLLSTIGSLSLSRSLLRAGLVDRFRVVMFPVITGATGEERIYDGYPDVALEMTDHRTFDGRIQLVEYKPRVLDHPPLGTSA; the protein is encoded by the coding sequence ATGTCGGAGCTTCTCGTCGACTTCATCACCTCTCTGGACGGCTACGCCTCGGGAGAGGGCTGGCCCGGGTTCTGGGGCCTGGAGGGCCCGGAGTACCTCGCATGGCTCGGTGAACAGCCCGAGGTCACGTACCTGATGGGAGCGAACACCTACCGCCTGATGTCGGGCTTCGCCGCAGGCGAGATCCCCGCCGGCCAAGACGAGTTCCGTCCGGAGGAAGAAGCCTCCGTCGACCAACTCACGCAGGCATCCAAGGTGGTGTTCTCCGCCACCCTCGAAGAGCCCCTGAAGTGGGCCAACTCCACGCTCGTCCGCGACGACGCCGTTGAGGCGGTCCGCGCCATGAAGTCGACCGGCTCGGGCCTCCTCAGCACCATCGGCAGCCTCAGCCTGTCCCGCTCCCTGCTCCGAGCCGGACTCGTCGACCGCTTCCGCGTCGTGATGTTCCCGGTGATCACCGGGGCCACGGGCGAGGAACGCATTTACGACGGCTATCCGGACGTGGCCCTGGAGATGACCGACCACCGCACGTTCGACGGCCGCATCCAGCTGGTCGAGTACAAACCCCGCGTCCTCGACCACCCCCCACTCGGCACCTCGGCATGA
- a CDS encoding amphi-Trp domain-containing protein — protein sequence MSDLEFEQKRTLSRVEAADQLEAVAAALRRGGQAELDIGPGRLTVRIPDELRTELEVELEDGEIDLEIELSWRTPQAGRAADED from the coding sequence GTGAGTGATCTCGAGTTCGAACAGAAGCGGACGCTGTCGCGTGTCGAGGCGGCCGACCAGCTGGAGGCCGTGGCGGCCGCGCTCAGACGCGGTGGGCAGGCGGAGCTGGACATCGGCCCCGGCCGGCTGACGGTGCGCATCCCGGACGAGCTGCGCACCGAGCTTGAGGTCGAGCTGGAGGACGGCGAGATCGACCTGGAGATCGAGCTGTCCTGGCGGACGCCGCAGGCCGGCCGCGCGGCGGACGAGGACTGA
- a CDS encoding SHOCT domain-containing protein: MPGLLRGVARTAVISGTATAVSNRVSRRQAGRWAQQEQRQPSYEQPAAAPPPAPAQPAAPSSTGDDMSNKIDQLKQLADLKAQGILTDEEMQAQKRRILG; the protein is encoded by the coding sequence ATGCCGGGACTTCTTCGAGGCGTCGCACGGACCGCCGTGATCTCAGGCACTGCCACAGCGGTGTCCAACCGTGTCTCCAGGCGTCAGGCCGGCCGCTGGGCACAGCAGGAGCAGCGGCAGCCCTCTTACGAACAGCCGGCCGCCGCGCCACCGCCCGCCCCGGCCCAGCCAGCGGCACCGTCCTCCACCGGCGACGACATGTCCAACAAGATCGACCAGCTCAAGCAGCTCGCCGACCTCAAGGCCCAGGGAATCCTGACCGACGAGGAGATGCAGGCCCAGAAGCGCCGGATCCTCGGCTGA
- a CDS encoding DUF6325 family protein, with the protein MGPVDYLVLEFPGNRMTGQGFPLLLDLVDRGIIRILDLVFVRKEADGSVAALELQDIGEGVDLTVFEGASSGLLDHSDLQDAAAALEADTSAAILVYENTWAAPLARELRRGGAQMVAGGRIPVQALLASLDALEQTTPSS; encoded by the coding sequence ATGGGACCTGTCGACTACCTGGTCCTCGAATTCCCCGGCAACCGCATGACGGGACAGGGTTTTCCCCTGCTCCTCGACCTCGTCGACCGCGGCATCATCCGCATCCTCGACCTGGTGTTCGTCCGTAAGGAAGCGGACGGCTCGGTGGCCGCGCTGGAGCTTCAGGACATCGGCGAGGGGGTCGACCTGACCGTGTTCGAAGGAGCCTCCTCAGGCCTCCTCGACCACAGCGACCTCCAGGACGCAGCCGCGGCACTGGAGGCGGACACCTCGGCCGCGATCCTGGTGTACGAGAACACCTGGGCCGCACCGCTGGCCCGCGAGCTGCGACGCGGCGGCGCCCAGATGGTGGCCGGCGGCAGAATCCCGGTGCAGGCCCTCCTCGCGTCGCTGGACGCCCTCGAGCAGACCACCCCGTCGAGCTGA
- a CDS encoding winged helix-turn-helix transcriptional regulator, whose protein sequence is MPARRGPYICGIDAALDVVSGKWKGLILWELHAHGTRRFAELRRALPGVSEKMLTQHLRQMEEDGLIHREVYAEVPPKVEYSLTEAGAALNEALRPLGAWGSERLRQNGLAVVVPPPSKDPTTA, encoded by the coding sequence ATGCCTGCCCGTCGAGGTCCCTACATCTGCGGAATCGATGCCGCACTCGATGTCGTGAGCGGAAAGTGGAAGGGCCTCATCCTCTGGGAGTTGCATGCCCACGGCACCCGCCGCTTCGCCGAGTTGCGTCGAGCGCTCCCCGGAGTGAGCGAGAAGATGCTCACCCAGCACCTTCGCCAGATGGAGGAGGACGGGCTCATCCACCGCGAGGTCTACGCAGAGGTGCCGCCGAAGGTCGAGTACTCACTCACGGAGGCAGGTGCCGCGCTCAACGAGGCACTGCGCCCGCTCGGCGCTTGGGGAAGCGAGCGACTTCGCCAGAACGGCCTCGCCGTCGTGGTTCCCCCGCCGTCGAAGGACCCGACAACGGCCTGA
- a CDS encoding NAD(P)-dependent oxidoreductase encodes MTTRSPVTVLGLGPMGQAMARSLMRAGHPVTVWNRTPGRAEEVVAAGAQLAATPAQAVAAGDLSILSLTDYQAMWDTLGGATASLRGRTLVNLSSDTPDRTREAAVWAAGHGATFLTGGVMVPAPMVGTEAAYAYYSGPREAMDRHRETLARIGTPRYLGEDPGLAQLMYLAHLDVFLTTLSSLTHAVALLQSEGLKASDVFPELMPTLVGIPAMLEAGRNPAAQIDAGEHPGNLSTATMMGATADHIVAASEQAGIDLALPRAVQRHYARAIADGHGGDNWTRIIDGIRTPHPEA; translated from the coding sequence ATGACCACTCGCTCACCTGTCACCGTGCTCGGTCTCGGGCCGATGGGCCAGGCAATGGCCCGCTCCCTCATGCGAGCCGGACACCCGGTCACGGTGTGGAACCGCACGCCAGGTCGCGCCGAGGAGGTGGTCGCGGCAGGGGCACAGCTCGCCGCCACCCCCGCGCAGGCCGTCGCCGCCGGTGACCTCAGCATCCTCAGCCTGACCGACTACCAGGCGATGTGGGACACCCTGGGCGGCGCGACGGCGTCTCTACGGGGGCGGACCTTGGTCAATCTCAGCTCCGACACCCCGGACCGCACCCGTGAGGCCGCGGTATGGGCGGCCGGCCACGGAGCGACGTTCCTGACCGGCGGTGTGATGGTGCCGGCCCCGATGGTCGGCACCGAGGCGGCGTACGCGTACTACAGCGGACCCCGTGAGGCGATGGACCGGCATCGGGAGACACTCGCCCGGATCGGGACGCCGCGCTATCTCGGCGAGGACCCCGGCCTGGCCCAGCTCATGTACCTGGCGCATCTCGACGTGTTCCTCACCACGCTGTCGTCGCTGACGCACGCCGTCGCGCTGCTGCAGTCGGAGGGCCTCAAGGCGAGCGACGTCTTCCCGGAGCTGATGCCGACGCTGGTCGGCATCCCGGCCATGCTGGAGGCGGGCCGGAATCCTGCCGCCCAGATCGACGCCGGTGAACACCCGGGCAACCTGAGCACCGCGACGATGATGGGAGCCACCGCCGACCACATCGTCGCGGCGAGTGAGCAGGCGGGCATCGATCTCGCCCTGCCTCGCGCGGTGCAGCGCCATTACGCCCGCGCGATCGCCGACGGGCACGGCGGCGACAACTGGACCCGCATCATCGACGGCATCCGCACACCGCACCCGGAGGCCTGA